AACCTGATCCTTTTGAATTTATGCTAAGACTTCCATCTTCAATTGCTATATTTGCGGTACCATCACTTTTAAGTCCAAAAATAAATTCAGGGTTAAAATCATTAACGAATTCGTCCCATTTATTTAATGAAATATTCCATATTTTTTTCTCTATTTTAGTATCATCAAAATTTAATTTTTTATCAAATTTTAAATGTTTATCAAAAAATTTTAATAAACACTCTTGTGATCCTTCCCACCAACTTAGATGTGTAGCATTCCCAATAAGTATCTCTGGACTTCCACCAGCTTCTTTTGATTTTTTATAAAGATCAAATGCACCTTTTAAATGTGGATCCCAAAGTCCTCCAATAATTAACATAGGTTTTTTAATCCATGTTGAAATTGGCTTGAATTCTTCAAATGGATAATTATTATTTAAATTTTTAAGCCATTCCAAGACAAAGCTATTAGGGTCGTATTTTTTTAAGATATCAAGTCCTTCCCTTAGATAACTTTTATTTTCTAAGGATAATCTTATCTTTTCCCATTCAAGTAAATTATTTTCTCTTTTCTTTTTTAGTCCTGCAATTTGCAGGCCCCATGCAATATTGTTATGCCACCAATATGCTCCTCCGTCTGAGCACCAATGATCTTTAATATTCAACCCAGTCATTGCTGGAGATAAACAATCGGGAGGCTCTGAATTTAATTCGCCAGTTAGTTGTGTAAATCCTTGATATGAAAATCCATATAAGCCAAGTTTCCCATTACATTCTTTTAAGGATCTCACCCATTTATGTGTTTCTGAAGTGTCGCTAGCTTCTTGTGTGAAACCATTGAAAACCCCTTCAGAAGATCCCATACCTCTAACATCCTGAATTATTACTATGTATCCTTTGTGAGCCCACCATGAAGGGTGAGAGTAGGTAATGGTTGAAGCAATTTTCCTACCGTAAGGTTGTCTCATTAATAATGCAGGCCATGGCCCATGACCATTGGGCAACCAAATCCTTGATATAAGTCTTACTCCATCTCTAAGTACCAGAGATTTGTCAAACCATCTTATTTGATGCATTTGGTTTTTAGTAAATCTCGGGGCAATAAAGACCAATTACATATATAGAATAAAATTCAGCGTTTACTAAAGATAGTTTATTCTTTTTAGAGACAAAATTAGTTGCTTTAACTGAAGTCGCAGATTTATTGTCTGCATTGTACTCTTTAAACTTTTTACATAATTTCAAACCTTCATTAGGATTATTTTTTGCCCTTTCTAGTAAGTTAGGTTGACTTAAAATAGGATTTAATGAAGATGAAAGCATGAATAAAACAAATAAAAAAGATTTCATTATTACTTACTTTTTTCTAAATTCTACATAAAAAATATTTTTTAACCAAGATTTTAAAAAGAATTGTAGATTTGCTTTGCTTTTTTAATCCATTTTTTTAAAAGAGCAAAAGTTATATCTGCTTCAGTTTTTACTCTTAGAATTCTTTCTAATCTCCCAATTTTTCGTTCTAATTCGTAAGGTGTACATAGTGATAATGATTTAATAGATCCAATACCGCAATGTAAAAGTAGATATGCTTTCGGTGGAGAAATTTCAATTTCTTTTTTAAATATAGCTATGGCTCTAATTTTTTTTAAATTATTTAATGTGCATAGTGGAGATTTTCTTTGGATCTCATTTATATCTAAGTCTGAAAGATTACTTAGTTTTTTAAAGTCAGTTAGATTATTTTGAATAAAAAAAGATTTCTCATGTCTAAAGTTAGTAGGCAAAAAATCTAAAAAGTTTTTGCTTTCCATTATTATTAGAGACTAATTCATTTTTACATTTTTCTGCACTTTCCCTATTATTACTGGTTTACTTACTCCCTCTGAAATTTTTTCGAGTTTCCTTAGCTTTATTTTTACGTTCGCACCCGACCTGCTACCTTTCCTCAGGTTTTCTGATAATTGCTCTAAAGTTGGTGCAATAGATTCTTCTGGGAAGTCATCCTCTGCTTTAGCAACAATTAAATCAAATCCGTTATCGTAAACAATTGGAACATATTTTGCACCTTCTATTACAACTTTTTCAGTATAACTTTGTATAAATGCCCAACTACTTAATGAAAGTAATAATGAGAAAATGGTTGCTCCTATTATTCGAAATTTAAACCCAAAATTAAATATAAAAGCTATTACAGTAGCCATTAAAAGGCATATTCCAAATAATCCAAAGATTTTGGGTGTGTTCTCTAATAGTTCAAAAAAAGACATTTAGTGGCTTTGACCTAATTAATTTCTTATATTTTGTAAGCCTACTCTATTTTTGGGTTCTAACTTGAAAAAAATTAGATCTCTAAATTTAAATACAAAAATTATTTATTTAGGGATAATCATGTCCTTAGGATTTTTAGGCACCTTTTTATTAAATAATTTTTTAAGAGAAACTTATAGCACCAAGAAATCAGAACTAGAAAAAACCATTGAGAATTTTTTAAATAAAGAGGTTGATTTAGGTGATTATGCTGGAATTAGATTTCTGGGGATTGCTATTGGGAATTCCAAAATTATTGATAAAAAAAATATAGATTCTGAAATTAAAGCTAAGAATATATATGTGGGGATTATGCCTTTAAGGTCTTTTTTAAATCAAAAATGGATCATTAAAATAAAACCTGAAAATACTGAAATTAATATTGATAGGGACTTTTTCAAAAGAGAAAAATTATATCTAAGTAATAAAAATATTTCTAAGTCAAATTTGAATTATGATTTAATTTTTAATTTAACTAATTATTCAAATTTTAAATTGAAAGGAATTGGATTAGATACTAAAATTAAGGGTGATCTTATATACAAGTCTGCTGATAAACAAATAATTGGAAATATAAAATCAAATTTTGAAGATAGGGGTAAGTTAGTATTTAAATTTAATAAGAAACTTAATAAAGACTTTTTGAAATTTGAGTTTTTTTCAAATGGGCTCAAACTTGGCTTGTCTGAATACAATGTTGGAAATAGACAATTTTTATTAAAGGAAGGGAAGTTTAAATCCAATTTTAAATTTTACAAAATATCAAACCAAGCAATTTGTAAAGGAGGATTCTCTTTAAATAAACTAAAACTAAATACCTATGGATTACAGGAAGATATAAACTCTGATTCTTTAAATTTTGGTTGTGAAAAAAATAATTTAATAGCTAATAATCTTGCATTTAAATATGGAAGTTTAATTTCAGATTTTAATCTTAATATTCCATTAAATCAAAGCGTTAATAAAATAGATCTTAAAGGAACAATTAAATTTGAAAATAGTTCAAACCCAGATGTCAATTTATCAGGGGGCATTCCATATTGGTTTGATAAAAGAGGAGTGAATTTTGGAAAGCTTAATTCTAAATTTGTATTAAATAGAACTAAGTTGGATAATTTAAATATTTTCAAAGGAAGAGGAATAAGCGGTTTTGTTACTGCTAATGGAGATTTTGGAGGAAGTATAAATAACCCTGAGCTTTTAGTTAAATTTAATGTTGATTATCCACAATACAAAAATATAAAAATCACAGAATTTTGGGGAGGTGAAATTAACAATAAAGATGATGAATATACAATAAACATGAATAATAGAAATACGCCAGTTCCATCTTTTCTTACAATTAAATATGATTCAAATATAAAACTTAAGAAAGTAAATTTCAGTAGACTTTCTCGATCCAAAAAAGGTTCTAATTATGGAAGCTTAAATATGGTTAGAAAGGGCGATAAGATTAATTGGGATGCCAAGAATTTTCCTCTCAATGAACTTCAAATGGCGATAGGAAATGATAAGTTTGATAGGATTAGTGGAAATATTAATGGAACGGGATTTTTCTCGCTAAGTGATTCTTCCTATAGTGGAAGACTTGCTTGGAGTTTAGGTGAATATAGAAATATCAAATTTGCTAATTCTTTATTTTCTTTTGAAGTCAGAGACGATAATTATTATTTAAATTCTTCTTTATATCCAAATGATGGAGGAATAATAGAAATTAATAATTATTCATCTAATAAAGAAATTTATGATATTAGTTTTGAAAATGTAAGTACAGATTGGACATTACTAACTATAGTTGATATTTTAGATTTTGATAATAATCAAATAAGTAAAAATAAGAAGTTAGAAAAAATAAAAAATTTAAATAATAATAAAAATAAAATAAGCAAAAATAAGACGTCGGGAAAACTAAAAACTTTAAATATTGATTTAAATAAAAAATCTTTAGAGGAAAAGGTCAATTTCATTAAAAACTATAATGCAGTAAATCTTTATTCTGGGGATAAATATAATTTAAAGAAACTTATTAAAAAATTCGATGGTAGATATAATGCAGAATTACTAATAGATGCTAAAGAAAAAAATAATTTAAAAATAAAAAATGCTTACCTTGATGGCGCTATAGAATTAAATAGAAATACCTCTATTAGTAAAAAAGAAAAAATTTCGTTGCGTTTTAATGGAGGATTAATGAAAGGTAATGGAGAACTGAATGTTGATAAAATCCCTCTGAAAACTTTAAACTTATTATTAGATAACCCAATAGATTTAAATGGCACTTTGAATTTTAATTTAGAGTATGATCTTGACAAAAACTTCTTAGAAATAGAAGAAATAAATTCAATCAATACATCAATTAATGAAAATAAGTTTAAATTTAGCAAAGGAGAGATTAAGGTTAATGATCAAATAGTTACAACAAATTTAAAATTAAAATATGATAATTCCAACATTCCTATATACCTCAAAGGTTCTATCCCAATAAAAAATAAACCAGAAAAAAAAGATTTAAAACTTACTTTTGGCGGGGACAAACAATTTATTGATATTATCAATTTTTTATCTCAAGATTATTTTGATTTTAAGAAAGGAGACCTTTTTTATACCTTTAAAATTAGAGGTTCAATTGAAAAGCCAGAAATATCTGGAAGATTGAATATAATTGATTCAGATGTTGATATTCTAGATACTAATTTAAGAAATATTAATTCGAGAGTTTTTTGGAATTCTTATGAAAAAGATTCAAAAATAATAAATGATATTGAAATCATAGAATTTGAAGCAACAGACGAGGATAAAGGGACTATATCCATTACAGGAGTTCTTCCTCTTTTTATAAAAGATGATTTAATTGAAAAAAAGATTAGTTTAGAAACAAAAAACTTAAATCTAGTTTCTGAAAATTTTAACTACATTTATGACTCAAATTTAAATGTAAGAGGATCAATTTTAAAACCCATTTTTTCTGGGGATATAACCTTGAGGGATGGTTCTTACAAATTAAAAAATTTTAATTTAGCAAGCAAGGAAAATAAAATAGATTGGGAAGAACTGACTTGGAATTATGATGATCAAATTGAAATAATATCTGATGAAACCCCTTTTAGCTTAGTTGAGTTAAGGAAAATTATCCCAAGTTATTTGCATACTTTTAGCTTTGATAATTTGAAATTAAAACTTGGACCAAACTTTAGAGTAGAGTACTTAAATATAATTAAAACTCAATTATCTACTAAACCTCCAGGCACTGATTTAATAATAAATGGAAAAATAAAAGAAGATATTGACAAAAAAGAATTTAATTTAAAAGAAGATGATGATAAGAAATGTGGTTCTTTATCCTTACAAGGTCGTATTAACCTTATGAATGGAATAGCTAATTTGTACACAACACCATTTAAGCTAAATAAAAATAATGATAACCATTTAGCTTTTGCATCAAGAAGTTGTTTGGTTCCCTTAGTTAATTTTTCTCTTATTAGTAAAGTTCCAGAACCAATAAGAAAGATCAATCAAAACGACAAAGAAAATGACTCTTCAACTGATTTGAGTACTAATGATAATTCAAGAGACTTTGCTGCGATTGGTATTGGGAATACAAGACTTATAAGAATTGAGGCCTCATATTATGGATACTTAGATGAATTAAGATCCAGTAATAATATCTTTTTGAGGAGTACACCCAGCTATAACCGCTCTCAAATTATTGGTTTAATGAGCGGTAATTCAGCTAATTTAATTAATCGTACGTTTATTTCTCGAATTAATAATGCAGATGCATTTAGTGAAAGATTTCAGCTATCTTTATACCCCGCATTAATAGAAAATAATGATTCTCTAAATAATATTTACGCAAATGATAATTTAGATCTAGAAAATAGTGAAGGGTCGATTTCTAATATTGGACAATCTTCAGAAGAATGGATCACAGAAATTGGTTTTGATATTACTGATAAAGGTTGGATAAACTTTGCAATTCAAACAATCCCAGGAAGAGATGACATACCACCTCAAGGAATTTTAACTTTACAACATAATGAATTCTTTAATGAAAACATTGATTTGGAAGTAACAGGTTCTACTGATTCCAAAGGAGATTGGAAAAGTCAATTGCAATTATTCTGGAGATATTAAGTCATAAATAAAGTTGGTTTAAAGAATCGTTAATTTGAATTATGATTAATTTAACTAGAAACTATTATGGCCAATATCTTTGAAGTTTCTCAACCAGAGAATGATCTTTTAGAAAAAGCTGATCAAGTTCGTTTGGCATCAATAAAAATAAGTCAGACTGAAAATAACAATAGAATTAAAGCCTTAAATTTTATGGCTGATTATCTAGAGAAAAATACTACAGAAATTTTAGAGGCTAATCATGAGGACTATACAAGAGCAGAAAAGAAAGGTATTTCAAAGGCTTTACTTTCTAGATTAAAGTTATCAAAAGAAAAATTAACTTCAGGAATTGAAGGAGTAAGAAAAGTTGGAGACTTGGTTGACCCTGTAAATCAAGTGCAAATCAGAAGAGAGCTATCCAAGGGATTGATCTTAGAAAGAAAAACTGTGCCTATCGGAGTCCTAGGGGTTATTTTTGAATCAAGGCCAGATGCTGTAATGCAGATTAGTTCTCTAGCAATAAGATCTGGTAATGGAGTTATGCTAAAGGGCGGAAGTGAAGCTAATTCAACAAATACTGCAATAGTCAAAGCATTGCAACAGGGTTTGCAGGAATCAGGCCTTGATAAAAATGCAATATGCTTACTTAAAAGCAGAAAAGATAGTATGTCGATGTTAAATCTTGAGAAATATATTAATTTAATAATTCCTAGAGGAAGTAATGAATTAGTAAAATTTATTCAGGAGAATACAAGAATACCCGTATTAGGTCATGCTGATGGAATTTGTCATTTGTTTATAGATAATGAGGCAAATCTCGAGATGGCTTTATCAGTGGCTTTGGACAGTAAAATTCAATATCCTGCAGCATGTAATTCTATTGAAACTTTATTAGTACATAATGAAATTGCACCAGTCTTTCTAGAAAAGGCTATACCTTTGTTTAATTCTAATGACGTTAAATTGATTGGAGATGAAAGATCAGTTGAATTAGGGTTAAAACATGAGGCTAGTCTAGAAGATTGGCAAACTGAATATTTAGATTTAATCTTAGCGATAAAAATTGTTGATGATCTTGAGGAGGCAATCACTCATATTCAAAAATTTAGTTCAAAACATACAGATGGAATAATTACTGAAAATTTAAATACTGCTAAGAATTTTATGAATGTAGTTGATAGCACAGGTGTTTTTCATAATTGCTCTACTAGGTTCGCAGATGGGTTTAGATATGGATTCGGAGCTGAAGTTGGGATATCAACTCAAGCTCTGCCCCCAAGAGGACCTGTAGGTCTAGAGGGTTTGGTTACATATAAATATTTCCTAAAAGGAGATGGGAATATAGTTGATGATTTTTCATCTGGGAAGGCTATCTATACGCATAAGGATCTTTAAATTTTTTGAAGATGGAAACATTTTTAAAAATTGAAAATATTAAACTTTGGGCTAGAGTGGGTGTCCTGTATGAAGAAAGGCAATTAGGTCAACTATTTAGTTTGGATATATTTTTGTGGACTGATTTTGAAAAGTGTACTGCAAATGATGATATAAAAAAAACAGTTGACTATTCAAAATTAGTTGAAATTTTAAAATATCAATCAAAGAAAATATATTGTTTCACAATAGAAAAATACTCAAACGAAATTTTAGAAATTATTGATAAGGAATTTAAGCTTTCTAAAATTAAAATTATTTTGACAAAATGTAATCCTCCAATTACTGGTTTTGATGGGAAGGTTTCAATAGTAAGAATTCTTGAAAACAAGTAAAAGTTTTGGAAAAAAGAAATCCCATTATTTTGATTCATGGTCTTTGGAATACTTCAACTATTTTTTCTTCTATTACCTCAAAACTTGATGAAATTGGAATTGAATATTTCGCCCCAACTCTTAATCATTCATTAGGAATGACTTCTATTATTGATTTAACAAATGTGTTGAACGAATTAATATTAGAGAAATACGGTTTAGAAAAAGAAATAGATATTTTAGGATTCTCTATGGGAGGAATAATTGGTAGATATTGGCTTCAAAAATTTAATGGATATAAAAGAACAAGAAGATTAATATCTTTAGGTTCCCCTCATAAAGGAACATTGATGGCTCAATTAGTACCTAAATACCCTTTTCGAGGAATATCAGAAATGAAAATAAATAGTAAGTTTTTGAGAGAACTTGCAAAAAATGATATTTTTCTTGATGATGTAGAGTGTATAAGTTTTTTTACTTACTGGGATCTAATGGTTTTTCCTTCCTGGTGGACTAATTTAAATTCAGGAGAAAAAATATCAGTAAAAGTATATAAACACAGAAATTTAGTAAGAAATAATTCTTCTGTTAAAAAAATAATTGAGACAATTATGATGTAGCTCCAGACAAACCCAATTGTCTTATTAGGGAATCTGTTTGTGGCTCTCTCCCCCTGAATAGTTTGAATATCTCTAGTGGAGATAAGCTTCCTCCTAAACTAAGTATTGTGTCTTTAAATTTTTTTCCTATTAACTTTAAATCTTCAGTATTTTCCAGATCAGCTTCTTCAAACATAGAAAAAGCATCAGCACTTAGAACTTCAGCCCATTTATATGAGTAATATCCTGCAGAATATCCACCTGCAAATATATGACTAAAACAACAAAGGAATTGATCTTCTTGAATTGGAGCAATTACAGTTGTTTGTTCTGCAATTTCTCTTCTGATTTCATCTGCGGTTTTACCTTTGTTTTTATCAATATTACTGTGCAATCTGAGATCTGTAATCGCAAAATGAAGTTGTCTAAGAGTTGCCATCCCACAATTAAAAGTCCTGTTTTTTAAGATTTTCTCAAAGTTTTCATCGGATAATTTTTCTCCTGTTTGATAGTGTTTAGCAATATTCAATAGTGTATTTTTATGGAAACACCAGTTTTCCATAAATTGACTTGGAAGTTCCACTGCATCCCATTCAACATTATTGATGCCAGCAGCTTGAGGGAGATTTACAGTAGTAAGCATATGTTGAAGACCGTGACCAAATTCATGGAAAAGTGTCTGAACTTCTTCAAAACTCATCAAACTAGGTTTGTCTTTTGATGGGGGAGTCTGATTACAAACAAGATAAGCCACAGGCAGGGTATTATTGCCAACATTATTTTTATTCAAACATTCATCCATCCAGGCCCCTCCTCTTTTTGATTCCGGTCTAGAATATGGATCGAGATAAAAAGATGCTATTTTTTTATCTTCTTTATCGAGGATATTAAAAAACAAAACGTCATCATTCCAAGAAGGTGCTTCATTAGTTGCTTCGACAACTTTAATTTCAAATAACCTTTCGCTTAGTCTAAATAAACCTTTTAAAACATCATTTAGAGGGAACCAAGGCCTCAAAGACTCTTGATCTAAATTGAACTTTTCCTTCCTAAGAATCTCAGACCAATAACTAATATCCCATGGCTCAATAGTCTCGGATTTTGGAAATCCATTATCTTTAGCAAATTTGTGGAGAGATTGTAATTCCAATTTTGCGGTTTTAAAAGCTGGTTCTCTTAATTCCTCTAAAAGGGTTTCAACATTTTTAATTTCTTTGGCCATTTTCGTTGACAAACTTAGTTCTGCCCAACTTTTATACCCAAGTAGATGAGCCTGTTTAGTTCTGAGAAATAATATCTCTTCAATAATTTGAGAATTATTTTTTTCTCCTTGAGACGCCCTGTTTACAAATGACTTATAGAGTTTTTCTCTGAGTTTTCGGTCAGTGGCATATGTCATAAAAGCTGTATAAGTTGGAATATCTAGACTTAATTTCCAAGGGCCATTTATAAAGTTAACTTGGCTATCTTTCTTTAAGTGATTATGAGCTGATATGGCCATTAGTTCTAGAACTCGTTCAGGAAGGCCTTCAACTTCAGATTTTTTATTTAAAATTAAAAACCAATTGTTTGTAGCATCAAGAACGTTGTTGCTGAAATCTGTTGATAGCTTGCCAAGCTCTTCTGCTATTTTATTGAAATCTTTTTGATCATTTTTTTGTAGTGAAATTCCTCTATGTTGCATCTCAAGAATTTCTTTATCTAAAATTCTGTTTTTGATTTGATCAAAGTTTTTTGACTCTTTAAGCTTGACTAAAGAATTGTAAATTATTTTACTTTGCCCAAATCTGTTACTCAAGCTAATAATCTCGGGAAGAAATTTTGAATAAATATCTCTAAGACTTTCAGAGTTATTTACTGCATTTAAGTGGCTTATTACCCCCCAACTCCACCTGAGAACTTCATTGACTTCATTTAAAGGATTTATTACTTTATCCCAAGTTAAATCGTTCTGAATTAAATGATTAGATAGATTTTTCTCTATATTTTTGAAATCATTGCCTATCTTTTCTAATACACCTGGAAATTGTTTATTTATAGTTTCTGGAGTGAATTTTTTAAATTCTGGTAATTCTCCATATTTAAAAATTGAGGTTTCCATTTTTAAGGCAAATTAAACTTAACTAATATTCGATATTATCCCTACTAATTTAGCTAAAGTTAACTGCTGACTGAGAGCATTAGTTGAAGATTCATATAAATTTATGGCGATCTTTGGCCAAAAACCTATCACTAAAGTAGGCAACAATAAACTGAAACCAATTGTCAATTCTCTACCATTCATTTCTTTAACTGTAGCTAGTGCAGGAATTCTGGGGCCAAAAAATACTCTCCTACACATCGACAGTAAATAAATAGGAGTGAGTACAAGACCGATAGCTGCCATAAGAATTGTGATTGATCTAAATATAGAACTGAAGCCTTCTTGACTTGTGATACCTAGAAATATAGTTATTTCGCTAATAAAACCACTCATTCCAGGCAATGCTAGAGAAGCTAATGAGCTTGCTAAGAAAAAAGCAAAAGTTATCGGCAAGACCTTTGCTAATCCACCCATATTTGGAATTGAAAGAGTATTTGTTCTTTCATAAAATGATCCCGTAACGAAAAACATAGCTGCTGCAATAAGCCCGTGACTGATCATCTGGAGCATTGCTCCGCTAATCCCTAAAGCATCCACTGCTCCAATCCCCAAGAGAACGAAACCCATATGACTCACTGAGCTACATGCAATTCTTCTTTTAACATTATCTTGTGCGAATGCATTTAGTGCCCCGTAAATTATATTAATGATTCCAAGAATGATTAATGCAGGGGCAATTTGCAGATGTACATCGGGTAATATTTGAACGTTGAATCTTAATAAAGCGTAGCCTCCCATTTTTAAAAGTATTCCAGCAAGTAACATTGATACTGGTGCATTAGCCTCTCCATGCGCATCGGGTAACCAAGTATGAAGTGGAAAGATAGGAAGTTTTACTCCAAAACCAATTAAAAATCCAAGATATGATAACAATGCTAGGCTTCCGGTTACGTGTTTATTTGTTAAGTCGGTAATATTTAAAGTAAAGGTATCGCCACTCAAGGCAAGTGCTAAACCACTTATGAGTATTAATAAAGAAGCTAAAGCTGTATAAAGAATAAATTTAGTAGCTGCATATAATTTCTTTTTCCCTCCCCATATAGCAATAAGAAGATATACCGGAACCAACTCTAGTTCCCAAGCTAAGAAAAATAGCAAGAAATCTTGAGAAAGGAAAACTAGTGCCTGAGCAGATGCTTGCACTAATAATAGGGCAAAATATAAATTAGATTTTTTCTTTATTTTCCAACTTGCTGCAGCGGATAAGAATGTAATTAACCCACTCAAGGCAACCAAAGGAGCAGATAATCCATCTAAACCTAGAGACCACTCTAAGCCTATTGAAGGTAACCAAGTAACTCTTTCC
The window above is part of the Prochlorococcus marinus CUG1415 genome. Proteins encoded here:
- a CDS encoding CocE/NonD family hydrolase; the encoded protein is MHQIRWFDKSLVLRDGVRLISRIWLPNGHGPWPALLMRQPYGRKIASTITYSHPSWWAHKGYIVIIQDVRGMGSSEGVFNGFTQEASDTSETHKWVRSLKECNGKLGLYGFSYQGFTQLTGELNSEPPDCLSPAMTGLNIKDHWCSDGGAYWWHNNIAWGLQIAGLKKKRENNLLEWEKIRLSLENKSYLREGLDILKKYDPNSFVLEWLKNLNNNYPFEEFKPISTWIKKPMLIIGGLWDPHLKGAFDLYKKSKEAGGSPEILIGNATHLSWWEGSQECLLKFFDKHLKFDKKLNFDDTKIEKKIWNISLNKWDEFVNDFNPEFIFGLKSDGTANIAIEDGSLSINSKGSGWFTIVNDPWRPTPSEGGHLGPNPGKFNRNIIDKRLDVGVFQTKFFEEDQNFKGIPKLEISIKSDQPNFDVCLALSLVEEYGEKVNQFSTGFLRVKNSKINEECIYSITMQPTNICLIKGSKLRLSISAAAYPAIGVNPGFGEENVGAPSAIHRIITLSFSLSKTFMKMAPFF
- a CDS encoding DUF4332 domain-containing protein gives rise to the protein MESKNFLDFLPTNFRHEKSFFIQNNLTDFKKLSNLSDLDINEIQRKSPLCTLNNLKKIRAIAIFKKEIEISPPKAYLLLHCGIGSIKSLSLCTPYELERKIGRLERILRVKTEADITFALLKKWIKKAKQIYNSF
- a CDS encoding DUF2518 family protein, which produces MSFFELLENTPKIFGLFGICLLMATVIAFIFNFGFKFRIIGATIFSLLLSLSSWAFIQSYTEKVVIEGAKYVPIVYDNGFDLIVAKAEDDFPEESIAPTLEQLSENLRKGSRSGANVKIKLRKLEKISEGVSKPVIIGKVQKNVKMN
- a CDS encoding glutamate-5-semialdehyde dehydrogenase; the protein is MANIFEVSQPENDLLEKADQVRLASIKISQTENNNRIKALNFMADYLEKNTTEILEANHEDYTRAEKKGISKALLSRLKLSKEKLTSGIEGVRKVGDLVDPVNQVQIRRELSKGLILERKTVPIGVLGVIFESRPDAVMQISSLAIRSGNGVMLKGGSEANSTNTAIVKALQQGLQESGLDKNAICLLKSRKDSMSMLNLEKYINLIIPRGSNELVKFIQENTRIPVLGHADGICHLFIDNEANLEMALSVALDSKIQYPAACNSIETLLVHNEIAPVFLEKAIPLFNSNDVKLIGDERSVELGLKHEASLEDWQTEYLDLILAIKIVDDLEEAITHIQKFSSKHTDGIITENLNTAKNFMNVVDSTGVFHNCSTRFADGFRYGFGAEVGISTQALPPRGPVGLEGLVTYKYFLKGDGNIVDDFSSGKAIYTHKDL
- a CDS encoding dihydroneopterin aldolase, whose protein sequence is METFLKIENIKLWARVGVLYEERQLGQLFSLDIFLWTDFEKCTANDDIKKTVDYSKLVEILKYQSKKIYCFTIEKYSNEILEIIDKEFKLSKIKIILTKCNPPITGFDGKVSIVRILENK
- a CDS encoding esterase/lipase family protein, giving the protein MEKRNPIILIHGLWNTSTIFSSITSKLDEIGIEYFAPTLNHSLGMTSIIDLTNVLNELILEKYGLEKEIDILGFSMGGIIGRYWLQKFNGYKRTRRLISLGSPHKGTLMAQLVPKYPFRGISEMKINSKFLRELAKNDIFLDDVECISFFTYWDLMVFPSWWTNLNSGEKISVKVYKHRNLVRNNSSVKKIIETIMM
- a CDS encoding M3 family metallopeptidase, which produces METSIFKYGELPEFKKFTPETINKQFPGVLEKIGNDFKNIEKNLSNHLIQNDLTWDKVINPLNEVNEVLRWSWGVISHLNAVNNSESLRDIYSKFLPEIISLSNRFGQSKIIYNSLVKLKESKNFDQIKNRILDKEILEMQHRGISLQKNDQKDFNKIAEELGKLSTDFSNNVLDATNNWFLILNKKSEVEGLPERVLELMAISAHNHLKKDSQVNFINGPWKLSLDIPTYTAFMTYATDRKLREKLYKSFVNRASQGEKNNSQIIEEILFLRTKQAHLLGYKSWAELSLSTKMAKEIKNVETLLEELREPAFKTAKLELQSLHKFAKDNGFPKSETIEPWDISYWSEILRKEKFNLDQESLRPWFPLNDVLKGLFRLSERLFEIKVVEATNEAPSWNDDVLFFNILDKEDKKIASFYLDPYSRPESKRGGAWMDECLNKNNVGNNTLPVAYLVCNQTPPSKDKPSLMSFEEVQTLFHEFGHGLQHMLTTVNLPQAAGINNVEWDAVELPSQFMENWCFHKNTLLNIAKHYQTGEKLSDENFEKILKNRTFNCGMATLRQLHFAITDLRLHSNIDKNKGKTADEIRREIAEQTTVIAPIQEDQFLCCFSHIFAGGYSAGYYSYKWAEVLSADAFSMFEEADLENTEDLKLIGKKFKDTILSLGGSLSPLEIFKLFRGREPQTDSLIRQLGLSGATS
- a CDS encoding NAD(P)H-quinone oxidoreductase subunit 4; this translates as MNLEYFPWLSSIVLLPLIGALIMPFLSSKEGENNTLPRNISLSFLFIDFLLIVGVLFQKFNTTDSSLQLMERVTWLPSIGLEWSLGLDGLSAPLVALSGLITFLSAAASWKIKKKSNLYFALLLVQASAQALVFLSQDFLLFFLAWELELVPVYLLIAIWGGKKKLYAATKFILYTALASLLILISGLALALSGDTFTLNITDLTNKHVTGSLALLSYLGFLIGFGVKLPIFPLHTWLPDAHGEANAPVSMLLAGILLKMGGYALLRFNVQILPDVHLQIAPALIILGIINIIYGALNAFAQDNVKRRIACSSVSHMGFVLLGIGAVDALGISGAMLQMISHGLIAAAMFFVTGSFYERTNTLSIPNMGGLAKVLPITFAFFLASSLASLALPGMSGFISEITIFLGITSQEGFSSIFRSITILMAAIGLVLTPIYLLSMCRRVFFGPRIPALATVKEMNGRELTIGFSLLLPTLVIGFWPKIAINLYESSTNALSQQLTLAKLVGIISNIS